Below is a window of Rhodoglobus vestalii DNA.
CAACGTATCGCGACCGTCCTCATCCTGTTTGCGAAGCGATTCGATCGATCGGATGCCTTCTGGGCGCCCGGCGCGAACCCACATCGCCCACAGGATGGCCGCGATGAGTGCGGCAGCGACGAGGCTCACGAGGGGCCATCCGCGGGAAAGGTTGACGATTAGCGTGAACGCCACAATTGCTGCACCAACGACATTGAGCACGAAACGTTTGCGCTGACGGGCCACATGCGTGAACCGAGCCATCGCTAGCAAGCCCGACAGAAAGCTCAAAAATACAGCGACCGCGTAAAACAGCACGAGCCGCTGGTCGTCAGCGCCGGTGGCGGCGAGGACGACCATCGAGAGGGCGGTGAAGAGTAGGAGACCCCAGTATGGGGTGTGGCGCCGATTCACACTGCCAAATGCCGCGGGCAGAATACCCACGGCATTCGTGCCCGAGGGATGAACTGCGAGCGCTTTCAGCAGGCCAGGGCCCGCCTGAAAAGACGAACTTGCTGCGGCGAGGAGTAGCAGCGCGGTCATCAACTGAAATAGCCCAAAGAGCGGGGCTGGGGCGACGTGTCTGGCAAAGTCGGCGATGAGAGTCGACCCTTCGTCGGGGATGCTGACTCCAAGACGTGTTGCTTGCACCGCGAAGGTGAGCGTGAGTACGCCAACGATGCCAAAAGTGAGCCACAGTGTGAGTTGCCCGAACCGGCGGCGACCATCAGAATCGAGGCCGCCGAGCTGGGCAATCGCAGTTGAGGGAGCCTCGACACCGGTTGCGAGTGCCATCGCGACGGGGAACGCGAGTATGACGGCGACAGCGCCCGCAAGCGCGTTCGGATCGGCAGCTGCCGAATCGGCGAGGACTGCCGAGTCGAGCGGCGCGGCAACAACACTGAACAGGAGCACCGATGCTGCTACCGCGACGAAGCTCACCGTCATCAGCGCGAACAGGATTCGCCCGAGATTTCCGAACAGGGACAACCCGCCAACAACGGCCACAAGCGCGAGGGCAATGAGCAAGCGCCACGGCGCAAGCACGGGAAAGTAGGCGATGATGGCCGACGCGGCTGCCGAGACGCTGATCGCGATGGTCAGTACGAAGTCGACCACGAGCGAGCCGACTGGCAGAAACGACCAGCCGTCGCCGAAAGCTTCGCCGACGGCAGCCGATGCTCCACCGCCCTCGGGATACCGGGCGATAAGCGCCCGGTAGTTCAGAACAACGAGCGCGATGATCGACATCACTAGCGCCATCGTCGCGACAAGCAGGTCGAGCCGACCATCCAGCGCCCGGAGCGCCGCTTCGACCGCGTAGGCGACGGAAGACACAGGATCAGCCATGATCGTGAATGCGAAGGCTAGAAAGAGAATGACGCGAGAGCGTAGGCAGGGCACGCGGCGACCCTACTCCCGCCGTCACCTGATCCAACGCGCGCCGCGGTGCGACCGAGCGAAACTCGGGCGCGTAGCCTCACGCACGGCCTAGCGAGCGGGACACGATCACCGCGCTCGATCGCTCCCCGGACGAACTCGTGCCAGTCGCGCACGAGTTGTGCAACCGCGCTGGGTAGCGGACCTTTGCGCGAGCCCAGTTCGGCGCTCGCTGCCGCGAAGAAGCAGCCGCCGCTGAAAACCCACACGTGGCCGACGGGATCGTGAGGTTCCTCACCGACTCGGGTGCGCGAACCAGCGCATCAGCATGGTCATTGTGAGGGTCTAAAGGATGAAGGGCACCGTCCACCTCCGAAGTGTGGGAGATGTCCTCGAACCACACACCTCCAGGGGAACTGTGTTCTCCGCTGCGTTCGGGAGCCCGGATCGACAGCTTTAGCCTCTGTATAGTCGGAAGTGTGAATGAAAAAGATCTGCTCGGCCTCTGGTCTGGAGCGCGCCTGCACATCATGGTTGCGCAATTTGCGCCAACCTTCCTGCTCACTGTGGTCATCACCGCTCTTGCCCTTGGGGGCGGTGACGGCGGCCCGATTGCTGTGCGGATCGCGGCGACGGGAATCTTGCTTGCCTCGGGAATCCTCGGTTCCATCGCTCAGTACACGTCCGCCAGCGAAGCGCAGGCAGTCGTGGCCGATCTGCGCCAGATCGAGAACCCGTCCAGAGTCGTTCAGCAGATTATTCAGACCGCGTGGTGGACGACGATCGTGAAGTTCGTTACTCCGGCGATCTTCATGGTGATCTATCTGGCGATCCTCTGGCAATTGTTCATCGCGGGCTAGGTGTAGTTCCCAGTGAGGTTGTGAGCGCGGAAACGGAACCTTGTCGTTACTGTGCCAAGCTGCACGCGGCATCCACCGCTCGCAGACTGCGGGTTGACACCGCCCTGTTGTGCCGGCACGCCAGGTTCCAGCGCTCTTATCGCTTCGCGCTGTAAACCACCAGAATGCGCTTCTGAGCGGATGAGATCATGCCGGAACGGCACTACGGGGTACTGTCATAGTGTGAAAATTACGGTAACCGGCGCAGCCGGACAGATCGGCTACGCACTCCTCTTCCGCATCGCATCCGGTGCGATGTTCGGGCCGGACGTACCGATAGAGTTGCGCCTGCTTGAAGTGCCGCAGGCGATGCGTGCCGCCGAGGGCATCGCCATGGAACTGGACGATTGCGCCTTCCCGCAGCTGAAATCCGTCGATATTTCGGATGACCCAACGCGCGCCTTCGACGGAACCAGCGTGGCACTGCTGGTTGGCTCCCGCCCCCGCACGGCAGGTATGGAGCGGGGCGACCTGCTGGCCGCCAACGGCGGCATCTTCGGGCCGCAGGGTCGTGCGATCAATGACACTGCCGCGGCCGACATTCGTGTGCTCGTGGTGGGCAATCCCGCCAACACCAACGCCATGATCGCGGCAGCACATGCTCCGGATGTGCCTGCTGCCCGGTTCAACGCGATGACCCGCCTCGACCACAACCGCGCTCTCTCACAGCTTGCCCGTCATACCGGAGCACCCGTCTCCTCCCTCGCACGTATGACGATCTGGGGCAACCACTCGGCTACGCAGTATCCGGATCTGAGCCAGGCGCTGATCACTGGCGATCCCGTCAAGGTGGAGCAGGGATGGGTCGAGAGGGAGTTTATTCCCACCGTGGCCGGGCGCGGGGCGGCGATCATCGACGCACGCGGTTCCTCGTCGGCGGCCTCCGCAGCGAACGCCGCCATCGATCACATGCGCGACTGGATGCGGGGCACCAAGGCGGGCGACTGGACCTCGGCCGGGATCGTCTCCCACGGCTCGTACGGCGTTCCGGCTGGGCTGGTGTGCTCGTTTCCCGTCACCTCGTCGGGTGGAAACTGGCAGGTTGTTCCCGATCTGCCGATCAACGCATTCTCCCGGTCACGCATCGATGGATCAGTGGCAGAGCTGCTCGATGAGCGCGCCGCCGTCGCGGCACTCGGGCTGCTACCGGGCCAGGCTTAGCCTCGAAACCTGGAGGTCACATCAGGCAACGTGCATAACCTCGCGGACGGAAATTCCAACAGTTGATAAGGAAGAGATTATTATGCCTAATATTGTCGAAACAGCCGTCAGTGCTGGTGACTTCACTACGCTCGTCGCCGCAGTTAAGGCCGCCGGGCTTGTGGACACATTGAGCGGTCCTGGACCATTCACCGTGTTTGCGCCGACCGACGCAGCGTTCGCGAAGCTCCCTGAAGGAACAGTGGAGTCGCTACTAGCTGATATCCCCAAGCTCACAGCGATTCTGACGTACCACGTGGTGTCCGGGTCTGTGCACGCAGCCGACCTTCCGGGTACCCCCAGTGCGACAACCGTACAAGGAACCGACGTGACTTTTGATACCTCATCCGGTGTCAAGGTCAACGATGCGACGGTCACCCAAGCGGATATCGCCACGTCGAATGGCGTAATCCATGTGATCGATACGGTTCTGATCCCCGCATCCTGATCACCCCTTCCGCGTCTGGGGTTGATTTTCTGGCTCCCGACTTCATGCCAAGTGGCCTGTTGGTCAGGAAGAATATCTACTGACCTAGCCATTCGACCCGCCAAGAGAACATCTCGAAGGTGTGGATTCTTTGCTGGTCCACCACCCCGGCTACATGGTTCGGCGGCGGCACCCGTGCCGCCGCCGAACTGTTCGGCTGTTTTGGCGCAAACGCAGGCCCGAAAGTTACCGTTGCGGACGCCCACCCGCACTGCGATTAGTGGCACGGTGAGCACGTGAACAGTGTTGTGTTTGCTGCGGGTTTGGCCTTTGCCACAAACGTTCCACCCGAAGACCGGCAACGGCGATCGATCCTCCCGCACGCCTACATTAATCGGGGCCGCAGCATCCGCCTCGCTAGACTGTGGCTCATGTCGCTGCCGCGCTTTCTGTTCGCCGACCAGCTCGGACCGCACTTCGACGATGGCGGGCCGATTATTCTCGTCGAGGCAGAGGCGGGGCTGACCCGTCGCCCGTACCACCGGGCGAAGGCGCACCTCATCCTCAGCGCCCTTCGGCACCGGGCGGCCGAGCTCGGTGATCGGGCCGAGTTTCTGTCTGCACAGCACTACCGGGACGTGCTCACCGGACGCAAGCTTGAGGTGATCAACCCAACCTCGTGGGGGTCACGCTGGCTCGTCGAGGAACTCGGTGCGGTCGTGTTACCCAGCCGGGGGTTTGTCACCGCCGAGGCCGATTTTCAGGCCTGGGCGGAGGGACGCGGGGCGAAACGACTCCTGATGGACCACTACTACCGTGCGCGCCGGACTGCGACCGGCACCCTCATGCACGGGCCGGAGCCGGAGGGTGGACGCTTCAACTTCGATCACGATAACCGTCAGCCACCACCAAAGAATGCGGCAAGCCTGGGCCTGCCGGACGTGTATTGCCCGGTGGAGGACGAAATTGACGCAAAGGTGCGTCGTGACCTGGATGCCATGGAAGCCGACGGTCGTGCCCACTTCCTCGGCCAAGACGGCCCGCGCCGTTTCGCAGCAACCCGCGCCGAGGCTCTTGCTGCGCTCGACGACTTTGTGGAGACACGCCTGTGCGACTTCGGACCATTCGAGGATGCCTCTCTGCTCGGCGATAGCGAGATGAGTCACTCCCGCTTGAGTGTGCCCATGAACCTTGGTTTGCTGCACCCGCAGGAGGTTATCGATGCTGTCGTGGCCGCGTTTGAACGCGGTGACGCCCCGCTGCCGAGCGTCGAAGCCGTCGTGCGGCAGATCATGGGCTGGCGGGACTGGGTCTGGCATCTGTACTGGCACCTCGGCGAGGACTACGTGCGGCGCAGCAACTACCTTGACGCCCGCGAACCACTACCCCGCGAGTTTCTCGAGCTGGATGGCAGCGCGGTGCGGGCGCGCTGTCTCAGCCATGTGCTCACCGAGGTGGGACGAACCGGCTGGGCCCACCACATCCAGCGACTGATGGTGCTCGGCAATTGGGCGCTGCAGCGCGGATACCGGCCCGACGAGTTGACCGACTGGTTCACGAATGCGTTTGTTGATGGCACACCGTGGGTGATGCCCGCTAACGTCGTCGGAATGTCCCAGCACGCCGACGGCGGACTGGTCGCCACGAAACCGTATGTTTCAGGTGGCGCCTATATTTCGAAGATGAGCGACTTTTGTGGCTCGTGCACGTTCAACCCGAAGAAGCGGCTCGGTGAGGATGCTTGCCCGTTCACGGCAGGGTATTGGGCTTTTCTTGACCGCGTGGAGCCCCGAATCCGTGACAACCATCGTATGGCTCAACCGCTTGCCGGCCTGCGCCGGCTGAGCGATCGCGAGGCAGTTGTTGACCAGGAGCGCACCCGCACTGTCTGGTGAGTTGCGTGGCAGATCGAGCTGCGCAGCAGTTTAGGCTGCTGGCTGCGGTGAGAAAGCCCCACTCGGCAGGTCGCGTTCACCGTTGATGATGCCATCGACGATGCGGCGGGCCACCTCGGCGGGGTTGAAGCCGGTGGGCATGTTTGGGGCGGTGCCGGCGACCGGCCTGGTGGCGAGTCCGGTCTCGGTGTGGCCCGGTCGGGCGTCAACGAATCGGATGCCGTCGCGGCGTAATTCGCGGCCTGCGGCCTGCCCGAACGCGGCGAGGGCCGCTTTGGACGCGGAGTAGGCGGCCATGTTCGCTGTGGGGGACTCGCTGACGATGCCGGTGAGGGTGAGAAAGAATGGGTCACGCTTCGCGGCCGCCGATTCGAGCAGGGCGGGTCGCGCTGCACGTAGCAGGCGCATCGGGCCGAACGTGTTCACTGCGAAGAGCGTGCCCATGGTCTCGTCGTTCACATCAGCCACAGGCCCAAAGGCAACCACACCGGCCGCGTTGATGACACCGTCGAGTTGTCCATGAGCGTCGAGTGCGGCGTTGACGAGTTCACTGTCGGAGCCGGCATCACGCAGGTCGGAATTGACGAAAGTGCCCGGCAAATCGAGGGCGCGCACTTTCTCCTCTGATCGCCCGTGGAGCGTCAGTAGCGCGCCTTCTTCGGCTAAAATTCGGGCGATCGCGGAGCCAAGGCCGCCCGATGCACCGACGACAAGAATGGATAATCCCGCAAGTGAAGTCATGCGCTAACGATACTGTTCGAGGTTGTGAAATGCCCTAGTTGCCGGTGAGCACCCGCGGTCAGCGCTGCAAGCTTTGCCTCACCGATCGGCTCGTGGGCTATTAGCAATGCAGGGGGAGAGGAGGTCTTCGCGACGCCCCCTTACCGGTGAAGAAAGAGGAACCTGGGGGATCTGTGAGGAACTTCATCGTTGTCTCAGCAACATCGAGTTCTGCCGCAGCAACTCTCGGCCGTCTTCTGGGTGAGCCCAAGCTCGAGGCGCTGAGTGGATGCTGTGGCACCGGTAGCAACGGTGACACCGTCGACTACTATCAGTGGTAATCCATTCGAGCCGGAGGCGGGCAGGATCAGCCAACCCCTTCGAGCGCACGGCGAGACGTACCGCATCATCCAGGGGAAAGTCCGGCGTTGATGACAGTGGCGCGCAGCAGATGGGCGACACACCATCCAGTGCCGGAAGAGCTGTGGGCATGGCCCCGATACGGCACCTATTCGACATACATCAAATAATTGGGTGGCCGTGTTTCGCTATACGGTTGGGGTCAGCTGCGAGTGGATGTTCGTGGGGCTGCATATCGTGCCGTTCTCGTCCGCGAACATAACGGCACCGCACGGGCATATCAGTCCTGTGGAATTTGAGATGCGATACTCATCAGAGCGGGCGGGAGGTTGGCTCGCCGCTTGACCCGTGTCCACGAACCGGGGGCAGGGCCACCGTTTGTGCACGCAGCAAGAAATTGGGATGACACGATATGAGCGCAGCACCTAACATCGGGCACGACCTTCCGCAGGGTGCGCGGGTAGCATCAACCTTTCAGGTTGTGGAACCCCATGCGTTGAGTTGCGACGCAGTGCTCGACGTGATCGGTGGAGGCCCTGACGGACTCAGTGGCAGTGAGGCCACTGAGCGTCTGTCAATAGTTGGACTCAACCGGCTGCCGGAGCCGAAGAAGAAGCATCCACTACTGCGGTTTCTCACCCACTTCGCCGACATACTGATCTACATACTGCTCGCGGCGGCGGCAGTCAAGGCCGTTTTTGGTGACTGGCTCGACGCGGGGGTGATTCTTGCCGTCGCCGTCATCAACGCCCTCATCGGATTTTTGCAGGAAGGGAGGGCAGAGAAGGCAATGCAGGGCCTTCGCACCATGCTCTCTCTGCGAGCCCGGGTTCTGCGCGATGGCGTGTGGACTGACACCGATGCGCAGAGTCTCGTTCCTGGCGACGTGGTGCGGGTTAAGTCTGGTGACCGCGTACCGGCCGACCTGCGGTTGCTCAACGCGACAATGCTGCGGGTGGAGGAGTCTTCGCTCACCGGAGAATCAGTGCCCTCTGATAAACACCCGGAACCGGTCGCGCACGACGCCGGGATCGGTGACCGGCAGTGCATGCTCTACTCCGGAACTCTTGTCGCCGCAGGACTGGGCGTCGGAGTGGTTACCGCAACAGGGATAGCAACGGAACTCGGCCGCATCCAGACCATGATTGGCGAGGTGGAGACCCTCGATACCCCGCTGACCAGAAAGCTCAACGCATTCGGCAAGAGAATCTCTCTCATCATCCTTGGCGTTGCCGGAATGATGGCCCTTGTCGGGTGGATCCTGCACGGCCAGTCCGGCAATGAACTGTTTTCTGCAGTGATCAGTTTCGCGGTGGCGGCGATCCCAGAGGGGCTGCCCGCGCTTGTCACGATCACGCTTGCGATCGGTGTTCAGCGAATGGCCAAACGTAACGCCATCACGCGAAAACTTACTGCGGTGGAGACGCTCGGCTCTGTCACCACCATCTGCACTGACAAGACGGGGACGCTCACCCGCAACGAGATGACCGCCCGTACCGTCGTCACCGCCGACGCACAAGCTCAGGTCAGCGGCATCGGATACGCACCGACAGGTGACATCACCGTCAACGACGTACCAGTCAATCTCAGCGCGGATCAGGCGCTGCACGGACTTGTCGAGGTGATGGCGGTGTGCAACGACGCCTCACTCACGGAAAAAGACGGACACTGGCACATTGTCGGGGAGCCAACCGAGGGGTCCCTCCGTACCCTCGCTTCGAAGGCAGGCTTCGAGGCGCACGACTACGATCGTCTCGCGACGGTGCCGTTCGATTCGGTGAACAAGTTCATGGCGACCCTCGGCAGCACACCGACAGGCGCCGATGTGATCCTGGTCAAGGGAGCCCCTGATCGACTATTGGAACTCTGCACAACCCAACTCACCGCAGACGGCTCCACAGTGCCACTCGACACCGGATGGTGGGAGCAACAAGTGGACAGCCTCAGCGCGGAGGGGTTGCGTGTCCTTGCCGCTGCGCGCGGCGTACCCCAGGCCGATCAGCGCACCCTTCAGCCGGAGGATCTTAACGGACTCACTTTCTTGGGCATCGTGGGCATTGTCGACCCACCCCGGCCGGAGGCGGTCGCGGCGATCGCGGCGTGTCATAACGCCGGCATCAGGGTGAAGATGATCACGGGCGACCACGCCGGGACCGCCCGTGCGATCGCGCAGGAGATGGGCATCATTACGGACACGGATGCCCGCGTCGCCGTCGGTGCCGAACTTGAGTCGATGAGTCAGGACCAGCTTGCCAGCGTCGTCCGCGATATCGACGTGTACGCCCGCACAAGCCCAGAACACAAGCTCCGAATTGTGACGGCGTTACAGGCACACGCCGAGGTTGTCGCTATGACCGGCGATGGAGTGAATGACGCCCCTGCTCTCACCAGGGCCGACGTGGGGGTGGCGATGGGAATTAAGGGTACGGAGGCGAGCAAGGAGGCAGCGGCGATTGTGCTTGCTGACGATAACTTTGCGAGCATCGAGCGCGCAGTCAAGGAAGGCAGGCGAATCTACGACAATCTGCAAAAGTCGATCGTGTTTTTGCTACCCACGAGCTTCGCGCAGGCACTCGTCATTTTGATCGCGGTCCTCTTTGGCTTCACCCCACCGCTTCAGCCCACCCAGATCCTCTGGATAAATCTCATCACGGCGGTCACGCTCGCGCTCGCGCTCGCGTACGAACCGGCAGAGGGTGGGATCATGGACCGCCCGCCGCGCCAACCCGGGAGGTCTATACTTCCACGCGACCTCCTCGCTCGTGTCGTCCTGGTCTCCACTCTCATCAGTGGAGCCACGATCGCGGTCTACTTCTTCGAGCTCGCCAACTCCGCTAGCTTCGCACAGGCACAAACCAGCGCGGTCACGATGCTCGCTCTTGGTCAGCTCGCCTACCTGTTCAATGCCAGGTTTCTGCGCTCCACGAGTCTGCGTTTCACCGTGCTCACCGGCAACCGAATGGTGTGGATCTCCGTGGGCGCCCTGCTCCTGCTCCAGCTGCTATTCGTCTACACGCCAATAATGAACACCTGGTTTCATTCCACCCCGATCGGTCTGCGCGAGTGGGGCATTGTGCTTGGTTTATCGGCAGCCATATTCCTGCTTGTGGAGGTGGGGAAGACAGTTGAGCGCGCTGTCGCCCGACGCTCCCGATAGTCAACGTCAACCCTGTCGGTGCGGGCTCGAAGTCGTGACCGATAGGCTTCCGGAAGTTTTCGAACGAGAGCATAATAGCTCCAGAATCCTCCGCTCTTACTCGTACCGCAGAGATTCCACAGGGTCGGCGCGGGCAGCGCGTGCGGCGGGTAGG
It encodes the following:
- a CDS encoding cryptochrome/photolyase family protein, translating into MNSVVFAAGLAFATNVPPEDRQRRSILPHAYINRGRSIRLARLWLMSLPRFLFADQLGPHFDDGGPIILVEAEAGLTRRPYHRAKAHLILSALRHRAAELGDRAEFLSAQHYRDVLTGRKLEVINPTSWGSRWLVEELGAVVLPSRGFVTAEADFQAWAEGRGAKRLLMDHYYRARRTATGTLMHGPEPEGGRFNFDHDNRQPPPKNAASLGLPDVYCPVEDEIDAKVRRDLDAMEADGRAHFLGQDGPRRFAATRAEALAALDDFVETRLCDFGPFEDASLLGDSEMSHSRLSVPMNLGLLHPQEVIDAVVAAFERGDAPLPSVEAVVRQIMGWRDWVWHLYWHLGEDYVRRSNYLDAREPLPREFLELDGSAVRARCLSHVLTEVGRTGWAHHIQRLMVLGNWALQRGYRPDELTDWFTNAFVDGTPWVMPANVVGMSQHADGGLVATKPYVSGGAYISKMSDFCGSCTFNPKKRLGEDACPFTAGYWAFLDRVEPRIRDNHRMAQPLAGLRRLSDREAVVDQERTRTVW
- a CDS encoding SDR family NAD(P)-dependent oxidoreductase, whose product is MTSLAGLSILVVGASGGLGSAIARILAEEGALLTLHGRSEEKVRALDLPGTFVNSDLRDAGSDSELVNAALDAHGQLDGVINAAGVVAFGPVADVNDETMGTLFAVNTFGPMRLLRAARPALLESAAAKRDPFFLTLTGIVSESPTANMAAYSASKAALAAFGQAAGRELRRDGIRFVDARPGHTETGLATRPVAGTAPNMPTGFNPAEVARRIVDGIINGERDLPSGAFSPQPAA
- a CDS encoding TetR family transcriptional regulator C-terminal domain-containing protein; amino-acid sequence: MWVFSGGCFFAAASAELGSRKGPLPSAVAQLVRDWHEFVRGAIERGDRVPLARPCVRLRARVSLGRTAARVGSGDGGSRVAACPAYALASFSF
- a CDS encoding malate dehydrogenase; its protein translation is MKITVTGAAGQIGYALLFRIASGAMFGPDVPIELRLLEVPQAMRAAEGIAMELDDCAFPQLKSVDISDDPTRAFDGTSVALLVGSRPRTAGMERGDLLAANGGIFGPQGRAINDTAAADIRVLVVGNPANTNAMIAAAHAPDVPAARFNAMTRLDHNRALSQLARHTGAPVSSLARMTIWGNHSATQYPDLSQALITGDPVKVEQGWVEREFIPTVAGRGAAIIDARGSSSAASAANAAIDHMRDWMRGTKAGDWTSAGIVSHGSYGVPAGLVCSFPVTSSGGNWQVVPDLPINAFSRSRIDGSVAELLDERAAVAALGLLPGQA
- a CDS encoding fasciclin domain-containing protein; translated protein: MPNIVETAVSAGDFTTLVAAVKAAGLVDTLSGPGPFTVFAPTDAAFAKLPEGTVESLLADIPKLTAILTYHVVSGSVHAADLPGTPSATTVQGTDVTFDTSSGVKVNDATVTQADIATSNGVIHVIDTVLIPAS
- a CDS encoding cation-translocating P-type ATPase, with protein sequence MSAAPNIGHDLPQGARVASTFQVVEPHALSCDAVLDVIGGGPDGLSGSEATERLSIVGLNRLPEPKKKHPLLRFLTHFADILIYILLAAAAVKAVFGDWLDAGVILAVAVINALIGFLQEGRAEKAMQGLRTMLSLRARVLRDGVWTDTDAQSLVPGDVVRVKSGDRVPADLRLLNATMLRVEESSLTGESVPSDKHPEPVAHDAGIGDRQCMLYSGTLVAAGLGVGVVTATGIATELGRIQTMIGEVETLDTPLTRKLNAFGKRISLIILGVAGMMALVGWILHGQSGNELFSAVISFAVAAIPEGLPALVTITLAIGVQRMAKRNAITRKLTAVETLGSVTTICTDKTGTLTRNEMTARTVVTADAQAQVSGIGYAPTGDITVNDVPVNLSADQALHGLVEVMAVCNDASLTEKDGHWHIVGEPTEGSLRTLASKAGFEAHDYDRLATVPFDSVNKFMATLGSTPTGADVILVKGAPDRLLELCTTQLTADGSTVPLDTGWWEQQVDSLSAEGLRVLAAARGVPQADQRTLQPEDLNGLTFLGIVGIVDPPRPEAVAAIAACHNAGIRVKMITGDHAGTARAIAQEMGIITDTDARVAVGAELESMSQDQLASVVRDIDVYARTSPEHKLRIVTALQAHAEVVAMTGDGVNDAPALTRADVGVAMGIKGTEASKEAAAIVLADDNFASIERAVKEGRRIYDNLQKSIVFLLPTSFAQALVILIAVLFGFTPPLQPTQILWINLITAVTLALALAYEPAEGGIMDRPPRQPGRSILPRDLLARVVLVSTLISGATIAVYFFELANSASFAQAQTSAVTMLALGQLAYLFNARFLRSTSLRFTVLTGNRMVWISVGALLLLQLLFVYTPIMNTWFHSTPIGLREWGIVLGLSAAIFLLVEVGKTVERAVARRSR
- a CDS encoding APC family permease, with translation MPCLRSRVILFLAFAFTIMADPVSSVAYAVEAALRALDGRLDLLVATMALVMSIIALVVLNYRALIARYPEGGGASAAVGEAFGDGWSFLPVGSLVVDFVLTIAISVSAAASAIIAYFPVLAPWRLLIALALVAVVGGLSLFGNLGRILFALMTVSFVAVAASVLLFSVVAAPLDSAVLADSAAADPNALAGAVAVILAFPVAMALATGVEAPSTAIAQLGGLDSDGRRRFGQLTLWLTFGIVGVLTLTFAVQATRLGVSIPDEGSTLIADFARHVAPAPLFGLFQLMTALLLLAAASSSFQAGPGLLKALAVHPSGTNAVGILPAAFGSVNRRHTPYWGLLLFTALSMVVLAATGADDQRLVLFYAVAVFLSFLSGLLAMARFTHVARQRKRFVLNVVGAAIVAFTLIVNLSRGWPLVSLVAAALIAAILWAMWVRAGRPEGIRSIESLRKQDEDGRDTLAP